Proteins found in one Plectropomus leopardus isolate mb chromosome 9, YSFRI_Pleo_2.0, whole genome shotgun sequence genomic segment:
- the si:dkey-27i16.2 gene encoding regulator of cell cycle RGCC-like, translating into MTSDITTDLELELGELLQEFQDVVEELKAPFQSKPHAYQHVLQVAKSRTGLADDSGVEDSDYGSEASLGNSLNTSEEELHTAGITLAPKAKLGDTRELESFIDMLDRELAEM; encoded by the exons ACTTGGAGCTAGAGCTGGgcgagctgctgcaggagttcCAGGATGTGGTGGAGGAGCTGAAGGCCCCGTTTCAAAGCAAACCTCATGCTTACCAGCACGTCCTGCAGGTGGCCAAAAGTCGTACAGGGCTGGCGGACGACAGCGGAGTTGAGGACTCGGACTATG GCAGCGAGGCTTCTTTGGGAAACAGTTTGAACACCAGCGAGGAGGAGCTTCACACAGCAGGAATAACGCTGGCACCGAAAG ccAAGCTTGGAGACACACGGGAACTTGAGAGTTTTATCGACATGTTGGACCGGGAACTTGCAG AGAtgtga